One genomic region from Selenomonadales bacterium encodes:
- a CDS encoding DUF2085 domain-containing protein, with translation MGNWLYKWLPIIFGCHCKKERSFHYNGKQFPICARCTGELAGIIIGIVTWYAYQVSLTISLLLMVPMVADGFVQLLTSYESNNRRRFMTGLLFGYGLLAFFVITTVMTFQFGVDIGRNWHR, from the coding sequence TTGGGAAATTGGCTGTATAAATGGCTGCCGATCATATTTGGCTGCCATTGCAAAAAAGAGCGGTCTTTTCATTATAACGGAAAGCAATTTCCGATATGTGCCAGATGTACAGGTGAGCTTGCAGGTATCATCATTGGTATCGTGACATGGTATGCCTATCAAGTATCACTTACGATATCGCTCCTGTTGATGGTACCGATGGTCGCAGACGGCTTTGTGCAACTGCTGACTTCATACGAAAGCAACAATCGACGCAGATTCATGACAGGGTTGTTGTTTGGATACGGTCTGCTGGCGTTTTTTGTCATTACGACAGTCATGACATTTCAATTTGGCGTGGATATCGGAAGAAACTGGCACAGATAA